From a single Bacteroidota bacterium genomic region:
- a CDS encoding choice-of-anchor I family protein, protein MYNPLSKFKKVTLSLLLAASTWLAQGQSPLELQFLGRYVTNTYDAGGTEITAFDATTKRLFSVNGSTGKVDIINFANPASPTLITSFDLTPYGLSANSVAAKNGIIAIGVEAVVKQDSGKVVLIDANGTFLNSFTVGALPDMITFTPNGQYILVACEGEPNTTYTNDPEGSVGIINISGGVASATLQIASFAAFNSATLDPSIRKFGPGSTLAQDLEPEYIAISDNSLTAWVTCQENNAWAIIDIPTATVTSLVGMGFKDHSIPGNGLDASDQNGGVVNITTWPIKGMYQPDAITAFTVGGQNYIISANEGDVREYTALNEASRLGSGSYLLDPTVFPNAATLKNNSNLGRLNVTTKTGDIDNDGDFDVIHSFGARSFSIWNAAGALVWDSGDQIEQLMNTTSPANFNCSNTNNTKKNRSDDKGPEPEAVTVAQIGDSLFAFVGLERIGGVMIYNITNPNAPTFSSYINTRNFAQTPSLNNGGDLGPEGIIFIPKNESPNGKDLLVLSNEISGTISIYQVGRRMTLQILHASDFEASVDAVQDAPRFAAIVDTLEHTYPNTLILSSGDNILPSPFSNSGEDPSLVIPLKNTYSSYYGGPFSFNDLRAGIGRVDMSIMNFMGIEAAALGNHEFDLGTSELRNMIAGANSGSNIRWFGTQFPYLSANLNFSGDVNLSNISTNARLQNTAFRSNPSMTAAQIATTPKLAPSCIITKNGQKYGIVGATTPILASISSPGATSIKTPGAGTNDMSLLATILQPVIDSLRFAEGCDKIIILAHMQQLILEKQLATFLHGVDIIVSGGSHTLMADATDRLRAGDVAVETYPFFTTGADSKPIAIINTEANYKYVGRLVIDFDITGNIIPSSVNSAISGAYPADSLGVEETWGAGNYASAFTPGSKGDLVKTLCDATGNVIAAKDGNIFGKTAVYLEGRRTLVRTEETNLGNLSSEANLWMAKFYDAGTTVSIKNGGGIRSSIGYVNAVGSIVAYEPPQANPTAGKLQGDISQLDIENSLRFNNQLSVLSLTASGLRTILEHGVRATTAGATPGQFPQVAGVRFSYDPSLPQMARIRSAVIVDSIGNNIDTLVSNGITYGDTTRIFRVVTLNFLASGGDSYPFNTLGTARIDLPALPPAGPGLAGFTIPGSEQDAFAEYMKANFTSSPYAIAETMIALDSRIENLQTRQDDILPLNIIAATSTDGSCFNDGSITLTFAGGSGPYSVALNGGSPSPASSPYTINGLAAGSYSISVTDFYGNSATTSIDVLPAAGPGNAGAITGTAFDCVSGGPGAKLFYIAAVPNADSYNWTWSGTSGVTISLGNGTNVINLSWASGVIQNGITGVLTVTPLDSCGLSGAPSSMNIGYYSAIPVTPGSISGPNKVCPGDIVTYSVASVNRAASYNWTLPATFTIVGNANSNVIQVAVGAGFNGGSISVGASNSCGNSPLRTRILNLNTPTRPGIINGPASGVCNQTGVIYSTPGSINATSYNWITPAGVSINSGQGSTSINVDFDNTFVGGSIIVEAINSCGASIHRELSIIAKPERPVVINGSFVICPGATGVAYDVQTVYGAASYNWVSPTGTMITSGQGTKNITVDFGPTYFSGQTIKINVSNACGTSFNRVSNGIFTDINACTPFARISENTSSVSMVYPNPANDDVTIAVNSVVTEDVNMDLIDITGKSLQTSLQSLIKGNNNIRLDVSSLAEGLYYIRLKGTSINESLRITVKH, encoded by the coding sequence ATGTATAACCCACTATCAAAATTTAAAAAGGTGACGTTAAGCCTCTTACTTGCGGCTTCCACCTGGCTCGCACAAGGGCAATCACCGCTTGAACTTCAGTTCCTCGGTCGATATGTCACAAATACATACGATGCAGGCGGAACCGAAATTACAGCATTTGATGCCACTACCAAACGGTTGTTCAGCGTGAACGGTTCAACAGGAAAAGTTGACATTATAAATTTTGCTAACCCTGCATCCCCTACTCTCATTACTTCATTCGATTTAACTCCCTATGGACTTTCCGCGAATAGTGTGGCTGCAAAGAATGGAATTATTGCTATTGGAGTGGAAGCTGTAGTAAAGCAAGATTCAGGAAAAGTTGTTCTTATTGATGCGAATGGAACTTTCCTGAACAGTTTTACTGTTGGTGCTTTACCTGACATGATCACATTTACTCCTAATGGTCAATACATTCTTGTAGCTTGTGAAGGAGAGCCAAATACCACCTATACCAATGATCCGGAAGGTTCAGTGGGCATCATAAATATTAGTGGTGGTGTAGCTTCAGCAACATTGCAGATCGCCTCTTTCGCAGCCTTTAATTCAGCGACGCTCGACCCTTCCATACGTAAGTTTGGTCCGGGATCAACGCTCGCGCAAGATCTTGAACCGGAGTACATCGCAATCTCTGATAATTCTCTAACGGCATGGGTGACCTGTCAGGAAAATAACGCCTGGGCAATTATTGATATACCCACTGCTACCGTGACTTCACTAGTTGGTATGGGATTCAAAGACCATAGTATTCCGGGCAATGGTTTGGATGCTTCTGACCAAAATGGTGGTGTAGTCAATATTACCACCTGGCCTATAAAAGGAATGTATCAGCCGGATGCCATTACTGCATTTACGGTAGGTGGACAGAATTACATCATCAGCGCAAATGAAGGTGATGTGCGTGAATATACTGCATTAAATGAAGCCTCTCGATTGGGTTCCGGATCTTATCTCTTAGATCCAACCGTGTTCCCGAATGCGGCCACTTTAAAAAACAACAGCAATCTGGGCCGTTTAAATGTAACTACTAAAACAGGAGACATAGATAACGATGGGGACTTTGATGTCATTCACTCTTTTGGTGCACGTTCATTTTCGATTTGGAATGCAGCAGGAGCATTGGTGTGGGATAGCGGTGATCAGATTGAACAATTGATGAATACTACTTCTCCTGCTAATTTTAATTGCAGTAATACCAACAACACTAAGAAAAACAGAAGTGATGATAAAGGACCGGAGCCTGAAGCAGTAACTGTTGCTCAAATAGGCGATAGCTTATTTGCGTTTGTTGGTTTAGAGCGTATTGGCGGTGTAATGATTTATAATATCACTAATCCAAATGCTCCAACTTTTTCTTCGTACATCAACACCAGAAATTTTGCACAAACGCCTTCTTTAAACAATGGTGGAGATCTGGGACCTGAAGGTATTATTTTCATTCCAAAAAACGAAAGTCCTAATGGTAAAGATCTGTTAGTGCTTTCCAATGAAATCAGCGGTACTATTTCTATCTATCAGGTAGGACGCAGGATGACTTTACAAATCTTACATGCTTCTGACTTTGAAGCTTCCGTAGATGCTGTGCAAGATGCACCTCGCTTTGCTGCCATAGTAGATACTCTTGAACATACTTATCCGAACACATTGATTCTCTCTTCAGGTGATAATATTCTTCCAAGTCCTTTCTCTAATTCAGGTGAAGATCCATCTCTGGTAATCCCACTAAAAAATACTTACAGCTCCTATTACGGCGGACCTTTCAGTTTTAATGATCTGAGAGCGGGTATCGGACGTGTGGATATGTCCATCATGAATTTTATGGGTATTGAAGCAGCAGCATTGGGAAATCATGAATTCGATTTAGGAACCAGTGAACTGCGCAACATGATTGCAGGTGCTAACTCAGGATCCAATATACGTTGGTTCGGTACCCAATTCCCTTATCTGAGTGCTAACCTGAATTTCAGTGGAGATGTAAATCTATCAAATATCAGCACCAATGCACGTTTGCAAAATACTGCCTTCCGTTCTAACCCAAGCATGACTGCCGCGCAAATCGCTACAACTCCTAAACTTGCACCATCCTGTATCATCACCAAGAATGGACAGAAGTACGGTATCGTAGGAGCCACCACTCCAATTCTCGCATCCATTTCTTCTCCCGGTGCAACTAGCATTAAAACCCCCGGTGCTGGCACTAATGACATGTCATTGCTGGCTACAATTTTGCAACCGGTGATTGATTCTCTGCGCTTCGCAGAAGGTTGTGATAAGATAATTATATTGGCGCATATGCAGCAATTAATTTTAGAAAAGCAATTGGCGACCTTCTTACATGGAGTTGACATTATTGTTAGCGGAGGTTCTCATACATTAATGGCTGATGCAACGGATCGTTTACGCGCAGGAGATGTAGCTGTAGAAACCTATCCTTTTTTCACTACCGGTGCTGATAGTAAACCCATTGCCATTATAAATACTGAAGCTAACTACAAGTATGTTGGCCGACTTGTTATTGACTTTGATATTACAGGAAATATAATTCCATCTTCAGTAAATTCAGCTATTTCAGGAGCTTACCCGGCTGATAGTTTGGGTGTGGAGGAAACCTGGGGAGCAGGAAATTATGCGAGTGCATTCACTCCGGGTTCTAAGGGTGACCTTGTAAAGACCCTTTGTGATGCAACGGGCAATGTAATTGCTGCAAAAGATGGTAATATCTTCGGCAAAACTGCTGTATATTTAGAAGGACGTCGCACATTAGTTAGAACTGAAGAAACCAATCTTGGAAATCTTTCTTCTGAAGCGAACCTATGGATGGCAAAATTCTATGATGCAGGTACAACTGTATCTATAAAAAATGGAGGAGGAATCCGTTCTTCTATTGGATATGTAAATGCTGTTGGAAGTATAGTGGCTTACGAACCGCCTCAGGCAAATCCTACAGCAGGAAAACTTCAGGGTGATATTTCACAATTGGATATTGAAAATTCACTTCGCTTCAACAATCAGCTTTCCGTTCTTTCATTAACAGCTTCCGGTTTACGTACCATTCTTGAACATGGGGTACGTGCTACTACAGCCGGTGCTACTCCGGGTCAATTCCCACAGGTAGCCGGTGTGCGTTTTAGCTATGATCCTTCTTTACCACAGATGGCCAGAATACGAAGTGCAGTCATAGTGGACTCAATCGGCAACAACATCGATACCTTGGTATCAAACGGAATTACCTACGGTGATACCACTCGTATCTTCCGTGTCGTAACCTTAAACTTCCTTGCTTCCGGTGGAGATAGTTATCCGTTCAACACCTTAGGAACTGCGCGTATCGACCTTCCTGCTCTTCCTCCTGCAGGTCCAGGTTTAGCAGGATTTACTATTCCCGGCTCTGAGCAAGATGCGTTTGCTGAATACATGAAAGCGAATTTCACTTCCTCTCCTTATGCAATTGCAGAAACAATGATTGCATTGGATAGCCGTATTGAAAATTTACAGACACGTCAGGATGATATCCTCCCGCTAAATATTATTGCTGCTACAAGTACGGATGGTTCCTGCTTCAATGATGGTTCCATTACACTGACTTTTGCAGGAGGTAGCGGACCTTATTCTGTTGCCTTGAACGGAGGTAGTCCTTCACCTGCAAGTAGTCCTTATACGATCAACGGATTAGCCGCAGGTTCTTATTCTATTAGTGTGACCGATTTCTATGGAAACAGTGCTACAACTTCCATTGATGTATTACCTGCCGCTGGACCGGGGAATGCCGGTGCGATCACAGGAACTGCTTTCGATTGTGTGAGTGGTGGTCCCGGTGCGAAATTATTTTACATAGCAGCTGTACCGAATGCGGATAGTTACAACTGGACATGGTCAGGCACTTCCGGTGTTACCATCTCATTAGGGAATGGTACGAATGTCATCAATTTAAGTTGGGCTTCGGGCGTCATTCAAAATGGTATCACTGGTGTACTTACAGTTACTCCTCTTGATTCATGTGGCTTAAGCGGTGCTCCATCATCAATGAATATCGGGTATTACTCAGCAATACCTGTAACACCGGGATCAATTTCAGGTCCTAACAAGGTTTGCCCCGGCGACATTGTAACGTATTCAGTTGCTTCTGTAAACCGCGCTGCTTCGTATAACTGGACTTTACCTGCTACATTCACTATTGTTGGCAATGCCAATTCTAATGTGATACAGGTTGCAGTTGGTGCAGGATTTAACGGTGGCTCCATAAGTGTAGGCGCTTCCAATAGTTGTGGCAACAGTCCGTTACGCACAAGGATTCTCAATTTAAATACGCCAACTCGTCCGGGAATTATCAACGGACCTGCTTCAGGTGTTTGTAACCAAACAGGTGTCATCTACAGCACTCCCGGATCCATCAATGCAACTTCATATAACTGGATTACGCCTGCAGGTGTATCGATAAACTCCGGTCAGGGAAGCACATCGATCAATGTTGATTTTGATAATACTTTTGTAGGAGGAAGTATCATCGTAGAAGCTATCAATAGCTGCGGTGCAAGCATACATCGCGAATTAAGTATTATTGCGAAACCCGAACGTCCCGTTGTTATTAACGGATCATTTGTGATTTGTCCGGGCGCAACAGGTGTAGCTTATGATGTTCAAACCGTATATGGGGCTGCTTCCTATAACTGGGTAAGTCCAACAGGAACTATGATCACTTCAGGTCAGGGCACCAAAAATATTACAGTGGACTTTGGGCCGACTTACTTCAGCGGTCAAACCATAAAAATCAATGTGTCGAATGCTTGTGGTACAAGTTTCAATCGTGTCAGCAATGGAATATTTACAGATATCAATGCCTGCACACCATTCGCCAGAATTTCTGAAAACACATCTTCAGTAAGCATGGTTTATCCTAACCCTGCGAATGACGATGTAACTATTGCTGTTAATTCAGTAGTTACAGAAGATGTCAACATGGATTTAATCGACATCACCGGAAAAAGTCTTCAAACTTCTTTACAATCTTTAATAAAGGGTAACAACAACATCCGTTTAGATGTTAGTAGTCTTGCAGAAGGATTGTACTATATCAGATTGAAGGGAACGTCGATTAACGAAAGTCTGCGTATTACTGTTAAACATTAA
- a CDS encoding PKD domain-containing protein → MKNQLLAICIGLSIVISCKKEDEEATPPSINITHTSGYTINLPKSIVFTASSSGAESVSWDFGDGTTGQGFTAQHSYSAYGNYQVKATATKGGLSSSQTRDVPVTFHRRVVIKTVEVMQVPAFKAAGVDWDPGTLPDLTFKITFPGDTVYETTTVLNNVESGVFNIIPPKGTSNFSDNISIDVYDVDAGNVPDRELMANAKFKFCNVLPVSSTYVDSVQINSGALRLKLKFEFQL, encoded by the coding sequence ATGAAAAATCAATTGTTAGCGATCTGCATAGGACTCAGTATTGTTATTTCCTGCAAGAAAGAAGATGAGGAGGCCACTCCGCCAAGTATAAATATTACGCATACCAGCGGCTATACGATTAATCTTCCGAAATCCATTGTATTTACAGCGAGTTCATCAGGAGCAGAAAGTGTTTCATGGGATTTTGGAGATGGGACCACCGGTCAGGGATTTACTGCGCAACATTCGTATTCTGCTTATGGGAATTATCAGGTGAAGGCGACGGCAACAAAAGGGGGATTGTCTTCCAGTCAGACAAGGGATGTGCCTGTAACTTTTCATCGTCGGGTGGTAATAAAAACTGTGGAAGTGATGCAGGTCCCTGCCTTTAAAGCAGCCGGTGTGGACTGGGATCCGGGAACTCTTCCTGACCTTACTTTTAAAATTACGTTTCCGGGAGATACTGTTTATGAAACAACAACAGTTCTGAACAATGTCGAGTCGGGGGTGTTTAATATTATTCCACCCAAAGGCACGTCTAATTTCAGTGACAATATTTCAATCGATGTGTACGATGTAGATGCAGGGAATGTACCTGATCGTGAATTGATGGCCAATGCGAAGTTTAAGTTTTGTAATGTGCTACCGGTGAGTTCAACCTATGTAGATAGTGTGCAAATCAACAGCGGCGCCTTGCGATTGAAATTGAAGTTTGAGTTTCAGTTGTGA